A region of Planococcus sp. MSAK28401 DNA encodes the following proteins:
- a CDS encoding mechanosensitive ion channel family protein, which produces MQKTQLFEGIGVLRNLSVTEFFMFFLYLLLILVGKWIAQAVLKRIVRHDGYQERIYPILEDILNWVAFYGSILLFLFYFGQEEWLRTPFYKTEGVDVSILLIVVAIMIVTFSSRVVKAFNSFVMPYVYGEFDVELGMSYTINRLIYYAVMFLAIAVSFTLVGLDLRAVGIVFSVLGIGIGFGVRNIAANFVSGIIILFERPMEVGEMVEIDKKIGRITKIKLRSTIVETNKDGTLVVPNQYFIEQIVKNRSGARLFARVVVSIEYGCDTELVSKLLVQAAENEITKIDGVPDEKPDAQFIDFRNSSMDFQVEARVLNVEMKDRLESRIRHGIAALFVEHGIRLASLPGERTE; this is translated from the coding sequence ATGCAAAAAACGCAATTATTTGAAGGCATCGGCGTTCTGAGGAATTTATCCGTCACGGAGTTTTTCATGTTTTTTCTATATTTATTGTTGATCCTCGTTGGGAAATGGATTGCCCAAGCCGTGCTGAAACGAATCGTGAGGCATGATGGTTATCAAGAGCGGATTTATCCAATTCTCGAAGACATTCTGAATTGGGTCGCCTTTTACGGCAGCATTTTGCTGTTCCTGTTTTATTTTGGGCAGGAAGAATGGCTGAGGACGCCTTTTTACAAAACGGAAGGGGTCGACGTCTCCATTTTGCTGATTGTCGTCGCCATCATGATCGTTACGTTTTCGAGCCGCGTCGTTAAAGCTTTCAATAGTTTTGTCATGCCTTATGTCTATGGCGAATTTGATGTGGAACTAGGCATGAGTTATACGATCAACCGGCTCATTTACTATGCCGTAATGTTTCTGGCCATTGCAGTCAGCTTCACGCTCGTTGGGTTGGATCTGCGGGCAGTCGGCATCGTCTTCAGTGTGCTCGGGATCGGCATCGGTTTCGGCGTCCGAAATATCGCCGCAAACTTTGTATCAGGCATTATCATTTTATTTGAAAGGCCGATGGAAGTTGGGGAAATGGTCGAAATCGATAAGAAAATCGGGCGCATCACGAAAATTAAATTGCGCTCGACAATCGTTGAAACAAATAAAGACGGGACGCTCGTCGTACCGAACCAATATTTTATCGAACAGATCGTCAAGAACCGTTCGGGCGCAAGGCTATTCGCCCGCGTTGTCGTCAGTATCGAATACGGCTGCGATACGGAGTTGGTCTCGAAACTACTGGTACAAGCTGCGGAAAATGAAATTACAAAAATCGACGGCGTGCCTGATGAAAAGCCTGACGCCCAGTTCATCGATTTCCGCAATTCCTCGATGGATTTCCAAGTGGAAGCGCGCGTCTTGAATGTCGAAATGAAAGACCGCTTAGAGAGCCGGATCCGCCATGGCATCGCTGCCTTGTTTGTAGAGCACGGCATTCGCCTCGCGTCCTTACCGGGCGAAAGAACAGAATAA
- a CDS encoding cation diffusion facilitator family transporter — translation MELYDNLRKGEKGAWLSIGAYLFLSAIKLGVGFWGGSEALKADGLNNVTDIVASVAVLIGLRISQKPPDDNHHYGHLKAETIASLLASFIMAVIGLQVLLNSVKTVFNPSLEPPSPLTAVVAFFSAAIMYGVYRYNLKLSREIKSSAVRAAAYDNRSDALVSIGAGIGIIGAILGAPLIDSITAFLVGLIIIKTALDIFRESVLTLTDAFDEEAVESLSVVIRRVPGVLALRDFKGRTHGNVMFIDLTVSVAPYLNVVESHWITEEIERKIQKVKPNCVVLVHIEPDYSVEEDEEDG, via the coding sequence ATGGAATTATACGATAATCTCCGCAAAGGAGAAAAAGGCGCCTGGCTCAGCATCGGGGCTTATCTGTTTTTAAGCGCCATCAAACTTGGCGTCGGGTTTTGGGGCGGCTCTGAAGCGCTGAAGGCGGACGGATTGAACAATGTTACTGACATCGTCGCTTCCGTCGCTGTGCTGATCGGATTGAGAATTTCTCAAAAACCGCCGGACGACAACCATCACTACGGCCATTTGAAGGCCGAGACGATTGCTTCCCTATTGGCCTCGTTCATTATGGCGGTCATCGGCCTTCAAGTGCTGTTGAATTCAGTGAAGACGGTGTTCAATCCTTCTCTCGAACCGCCTTCCCCATTGACCGCGGTTGTCGCGTTTTTCTCGGCAGCCATCATGTATGGCGTTTACCGCTATAACTTGAAGTTGAGCCGCGAAATCAAAAGTTCCGCCGTCAGGGCTGCCGCATACGACAACCGTTCGGATGCGCTTGTCAGCATCGGAGCCGGAATCGGCATCATTGGGGCCATCCTCGGTGCGCCGTTAATTGATTCGATCACGGCTTTTCTTGTCGGGCTCATTATCATCAAAACAGCTTTGGATATTTTCCGCGAATCGGTATTGACCTTGACCGACGCATTTGACGAAGAAGCTGTCGAATCGCTTTCCGTTGTCATTCGACGCGTGCCGGGCGTACTGGCTCTGCGCGACTTCAAGGGCCGCACCCATGGCAATGTCATGTTCATCGACTTGACCGTCAGCGTGGCGCCTTATTTAAATGTAGTCGAAAGCCATTGGATCACTGAAGAAATCGAACGGAAAATCCAGAAAGTGAAACCAAATTGCGTCGTCCTCGTACATATAGAACCCGATTACTCGGTAGAGGAGGACGAAGAGGATGGCTGA
- a CDS encoding phospho-sugar mutase yields the protein MTWKQRMQKWLGHEGLDTNTKQQLQLLSEDEQLAEDAFYQDLVFGTGGMRGEIGPGTNRMNVYTVRKASKGIADYIESFGEQAMKRGVAIAFDSRRMSPEFAEEAARTFAAAGIRAYVYESARTTPQLSFTVRELNAFMGIVITASHNPPEYNGYKVYGEDGAQLDLEAADQVIGFVSRVEDELAIENDEYDSSLLEILGEELDRAYIDQVLTVQETNVEPISVVFTPLHGASGATVRRVFDEAGYSGVNYVEEQMLPDGEFPTVESPNPEESTAFDLARKYGEEQTADLLIAIDPDGDRVGAAVWTGTQYELLTGNQTGGILLEYLLGQKKAKGELPEDGRIFKTIVTSGFGEAVARSYGVESEDVLTGFKFIGEKLRENDAQHEFTFLFGYEESYGYLIRDFARDKDAVQATLLLVEAAAFYKKQGKNLYGVLNELYERHGFYRELLVSVTKKGIEGAREITQLLDGLRTAPPQSIAGIAVEKIEDYDSRTRTLVDMGTSEAIVLPQSNVLKYFLSDGSWVCVRPSGTEPKVKYYFGVKAATQQESDEKLELLKESFLDIVANR from the coding sequence ATGACATGGAAACAGCGAATGCAAAAATGGCTCGGACACGAGGGGCTAGATACGAATACGAAACAGCAGCTGCAATTATTATCGGAAGACGAGCAGCTGGCAGAAGATGCGTTTTATCAGGACTTGGTATTCGGAACAGGTGGGATGCGCGGTGAAATCGGGCCAGGCACGAACCGCATGAACGTCTATACCGTCAGAAAAGCATCAAAAGGAATTGCCGATTATATTGAAAGCTTCGGGGAACAGGCGATGAAGCGCGGCGTGGCGATTGCGTTCGACAGCCGCCGCATGTCACCGGAATTTGCTGAAGAAGCGGCACGTACATTTGCAGCGGCCGGCATCCGTGCTTATGTGTATGAATCTGCGCGTACAACGCCGCAATTATCGTTCACGGTGCGCGAACTGAATGCGTTCATGGGCATCGTCATCACAGCAAGCCACAACCCGCCTGAATACAATGGCTATAAAGTATACGGCGAAGACGGCGCGCAATTGGATTTGGAAGCGGCAGACCAGGTCATCGGTTTTGTCAGCCGAGTGGAAGATGAACTGGCAATCGAAAATGATGAGTATGATTCCTCCTTATTGGAAATTCTCGGTGAAGAGCTTGACCGCGCCTATATCGACCAAGTCTTGACGGTGCAGGAAACAAACGTCGAGCCGATCAGCGTCGTCTTTACGCCGCTCCACGGGGCATCAGGCGCGACCGTTCGCCGGGTTTTTGATGAAGCCGGCTATAGCGGCGTGAATTATGTCGAAGAACAAATGTTGCCGGACGGTGAATTTCCGACGGTGGAATCCCCGAACCCGGAAGAATCAACGGCATTTGACCTCGCCCGGAAATACGGCGAAGAGCAGACCGCAGATCTATTGATTGCCATCGACCCGGACGGCGACCGCGTCGGGGCGGCGGTTTGGACCGGTACACAATACGAATTGTTGACCGGCAACCAAACTGGCGGCATCTTGCTGGAATATTTATTGGGCCAGAAAAAAGCAAAAGGCGAACTGCCGGAAGACGGTCGCATCTTCAAGACCATCGTCACTTCCGGATTCGGGGAAGCGGTCGCTAGAAGCTACGGCGTAGAGAGTGAAGACGTGTTGACAGGCTTTAAATTCATCGGCGAGAAATTGCGTGAAAACGATGCGCAGCATGAATTCACTTTCTTATTCGGCTACGAGGAAAGCTATGGTTATTTGATCCGAGATTTTGCACGTGATAAAGATGCCGTGCAAGCGACATTGCTATTGGTCGAAGCGGCTGCCTTCTATAAGAAGCAAGGCAAAAACTTGTATGGCGTATTAAACGAATTATATGAACGCCACGGCTTCTACCGCGAATTGCTCGTTTCGGTGACGAAAAAAGGCATCGAAGGGGCACGTGAAATCACACAGCTGCTCGACGGCTTGCGCACGGCGCCGCCACAATCCATTGCCGGCATCGCGGTTGAAAAAATCGAAGACTACGATAGCCGGACACGGACGCTTGTCGATATGGGGACGAGTGAAGCGATCGTCTTGCCGCAATCAAATGTCCTGAAATATTTCCTGTCGGATGGTTCGTGGGTCTGCGTGCGCCCAAGCGGCACCGAGCCGAAAGTGAAATACTATTTCGGCGTCAAAGCAGCAACCCAGCAGGAAAGCGACGAAAAGCTCGAACTATTGAAAGAATCATTTCTCGACATCGTTGCGAACCGCTGA
- a CDS encoding disulfide oxidoreductase — protein sequence MTKRQENSLLFMWAVSLVATLGSLYFSQVRGYIPCELCWVQRIFMYPLVFVLGVAYVQKNPRIAMTSLVLSVIGGSVSLYHYGIQKLRFLSDSAPSCGQVPCTGEYINYLGFITIPFLALIAFALIAGTSVYLWKSLKEEQ from the coding sequence ATGACGAAGCGTCAAGAAAACAGTTTGCTGTTCATGTGGGCGGTGTCCCTAGTTGCGACACTTGGCTCGCTGTATTTTTCCCAAGTGCGCGGGTACATTCCGTGTGAGCTGTGCTGGGTGCAGCGCATCTTCATGTATCCCCTCGTCTTTGTGCTAGGCGTTGCCTATGTGCAGAAAAACCCGCGCATCGCCATGACCTCGCTCGTGCTGTCCGTCATTGGCGGATCGGTTTCGCTGTATCATTACGGCATCCAAAAACTCCGGTTCTTGTCGGATTCCGCACCGTCATGCGGGCAAGTCCCATGCACAGGGGAATATATTAATTACCTCGGATTCATCACCATCCCGTTTCTTGCACTCATCGCATTCGCTTTGATTGCCGGAACGAGTGTTTATCTGTGGAAATCATTGAAGGAGGAACAATAA
- the rsgA gene encoding ribosome small subunit-dependent GTPase A, which translates to MSIIKQYGWNESFQQALPEQKIPGRVILEHKSGYRVMTDFGEWPATLSGNYRHSHSRDEFPSVGDWVALEQMPGEDKGIIHQLLPRSSRFARKAAGETSEMQTIAVNLDYVFLVMSLNHDFNVRRLERYMVAAWDSGAMPVVVLTKSDQCEDPAVYLKEVAATAFGVDVFAVSALTGAGMDAFNRYLTDGKTGALLGSSGVGKSSLINALTHSDKMAVQDIREDDSKGRHTTTHRELVLLPGGGLLIDTPGMREFQLADSADGLGASFQDITILATECRFRDCSHQQEPGCRIQSALASGELPEERYASYLKLLRELDYIERKSDLAKQQAERAVWKQRTKESRSRPVKKR; encoded by the coding sequence TTGTCGATTATCAAACAATACGGATGGAATGAATCATTCCAACAAGCATTGCCTGAACAGAAAATACCAGGCCGCGTCATTCTCGAACATAAGAGCGGCTACCGCGTCATGACCGATTTCGGTGAATGGCCAGCTACTTTGTCCGGAAATTACCGCCATAGCCACAGCCGCGATGAATTTCCAAGCGTCGGAGATTGGGTGGCACTGGAACAAATGCCTGGAGAAGACAAAGGCATCATCCACCAACTGCTGCCGAGAAGTTCGCGCTTCGCCCGAAAAGCGGCCGGCGAAACGTCCGAGATGCAGACCATCGCCGTCAATCTCGACTACGTCTTCCTGGTCATGTCGCTCAATCATGATTTTAATGTCCGGCGCCTTGAACGCTATATGGTCGCCGCTTGGGATTCAGGCGCCATGCCGGTCGTCGTGCTGACGAAAAGCGATCAATGCGAAGACCCGGCAGTTTACTTGAAAGAAGTCGCCGCTACCGCATTCGGCGTTGATGTGTTTGCCGTTTCAGCTTTGACTGGTGCTGGCATGGATGCCTTCAATCGCTATTTAACGGATGGCAAAACCGGCGCGCTGCTCGGTTCTTCGGGCGTCGGCAAATCATCGCTCATCAACGCCCTCACCCATAGCGATAAAATGGCGGTGCAGGACATCCGGGAAGACGACAGTAAAGGCCGCCATACGACGACACACCGCGAACTGGTGCTGCTGCCAGGCGGCGGTTTATTGATCGATACACCGGGCATGCGCGAATTCCAGCTTGCTGATTCCGCCGATGGGCTAGGTGCGAGCTTCCAAGACATCACAATCCTTGCTACCGAATGCCGTTTCCGCGATTGCAGCCACCAACAAGAACCGGGCTGCCGCATCCAATCCGCTCTTGCTTCCGGCGAATTACCGGAAGAGCGCTATGCAAGCTATTTAAAATTGCTGCGTGAGCTCGACTATATCGAACGAAAAAGCGATCTCGCCAAACAACAGGCAGAACGCGCGGTATGGAAACAGCGCACGAAAGAATCACGCAGCCGCCCTGTTAAGAAAAGATAA
- a CDS encoding GAF domain-containing sensor histidine kinase encodes MVPEQHSDVILLKEIAELLNEETNMERMLGGAIDKLLQNSNFETAWIFFIDEKGKHRLVAQANLPDALEERDCRHLTKGGCWCVKRYHDGDLEKASNIIACQRIENAKATHGKIGNISHHATVPLQSGKEKFGLLNIAAADTVRFSKDELALLESVAFQIGSAIKRIVLTKQEQELALVKERNRLARDLHDSVNQLLFSVTLTARGGIEMAEDEAQKSTFRDIQHLSQEALNEMRALIWQLRPKGLESGLIDAIKAYGEMLGLSMETKVTGVIQLPSRTEETLFRIAQEALNNVRKHAGTSSAQIYVTVTPTDVLLVIKDEGLGFSPAQGVIPSIGMQSIRDRAKAEGGTADWSSELSKGTEILVRIPY; translated from the coding sequence ATGGTGCCTGAACAGCATTCGGACGTCATTTTATTGAAAGAGATCGCGGAGTTGTTGAACGAAGAAACGAATATGGAGCGCATGCTTGGCGGTGCGATCGACAAGCTGCTGCAAAACTCCAATTTTGAAACGGCATGGATCTTTTTCATTGATGAAAAAGGCAAGCACAGACTCGTGGCGCAAGCCAATTTACCGGATGCCCTCGAGGAGCGGGACTGCCGTCATTTAACAAAAGGCGGCTGCTGGTGCGTCAAACGCTATCATGACGGCGATTTGGAAAAGGCGTCGAATATCATCGCCTGCCAGCGCATCGAAAACGCCAAAGCGACACATGGCAAAATCGGCAATATTTCGCATCATGCGACCGTGCCGCTGCAATCCGGCAAGGAAAAATTCGGCTTGCTCAATATCGCTGCGGCCGATACGGTGCGCTTTTCAAAAGACGAACTGGCTTTATTGGAATCGGTCGCTTTCCAGATCGGCTCCGCCATCAAGCGCATCGTCCTGACCAAGCAGGAACAGGAATTGGCACTCGTCAAAGAGCGCAATAGGCTCGCGCGGGATTTGCACGATTCCGTCAATCAGCTGTTGTTCTCGGTCACGTTGACGGCTAGGGGCGGCATCGAAATGGCGGAAGACGAAGCGCAAAAAAGCACGTTCCGGGACATCCAGCATCTCAGCCAGGAAGCGCTCAACGAAATGAGGGCATTGATTTGGCAATTGCGGCCAAAAGGGCTCGAGAGCGGCTTGATCGATGCCATCAAAGCGTACGGGGAAATGCTCGGGCTGTCGATGGAAACGAAAGTGACCGGCGTGATTCAATTGCCGTCGCGTACGGAAGAAACCTTATTCCGCATTGCGCAGGAAGCATTGAATAATGTGCGCAAGCATGCGGGCACAAGCTCCGCTCAAATCTACGTAACGGTCACACCGACCGATGTCTTATTGGTCATCAAAGACGAAGGACTCGGCTTTTCCCCTGCACAAGGCGTGATCCCGTCGATCGGCATGCAAAGTATACGAGACCGGGCGAAAGCAGAAGGCGGCACAGCTGACTGGTCGAGCGAATTAAGCAAAGGAACGGAAATCCTTGTCCGGATTCCGTATTAA
- a CDS encoding response regulator transcription factor: protein MRVLIADDHHVVRRGLLFFLKTQKDIEVVGEAANGIEAVEMAGELQPDIVLMDLVMPEMDGIQATRKIKESYPDIIVLMLTSFSDRDHILPAIEAGAAGYQLKDIEPDELVESLRSLMRGENTLHPKASSELAKAPEDPPPHVLHPLTPREAEVLAELTKGKSNREVASALFVTEKTVKTHISNIFIKLEVQDRTQAALYAVKHGLTEYAN, encoded by the coding sequence ATGAGAGTATTGATTGCGGATGATCATCACGTAGTAAGAAGAGGATTGCTGTTTTTCCTGAAAACCCAAAAAGACATTGAAGTGGTGGGGGAGGCTGCGAACGGCATCGAAGCTGTCGAGATGGCAGGCGAGCTGCAGCCGGATATCGTCTTGATGGATCTGGTCATGCCGGAAATGGACGGCATCCAGGCAACCCGAAAAATCAAGGAGTCTTATCCGGATATCATCGTGTTGATGCTCACGAGCTTTTCCGACCGAGACCACATTCTTCCCGCGATCGAAGCAGGCGCGGCAGGCTATCAGCTGAAAGATATCGAGCCGGACGAATTGGTCGAATCGCTGCGCAGCTTGATGCGCGGGGAGAACACGCTGCATCCGAAAGCTTCATCGGAACTAGCGAAAGCGCCGGAAGACCCACCGCCTCACGTTCTCCATCCTTTGACTCCAAGAGAAGCGGAAGTGCTCGCGGAATTGACCAAGGGCAAAAGCAACCGGGAAGTGGCGTCTGCTTTATTCGTGACGGAGAAGACGGTGAAAACGCATATTTCCAATATCTTCATCAAGCTCGAAGTCCAGGACCGGACGCAAGCGGCACTTTACGCCGTCAAGCATGGGTTGACGGAATACGCCAATTGA
- a CDS encoding carbon-nitrogen hydrolase family protein, which yields MAEQFDLSHFEKSMIIREMSYADIPAILEMQQLCFPGMEPWKEEQLRSHLGVFAQGQIVAELDGKVIGSCSSLLINFDEYDDRHTWDDVTDGGYITNHNQDGYNMYGIEVMVHPEYRRMQVGQRLYEARKELARELNLKSIIIGGRIPNYHKHADEMSPREYVDSVSRHKIYDPVLTFQLMNGFQLMRINPGYLQDDKASGKYATLMEWNNVDYKPISKRHFKTSLPVRICVVQYLMRAINSFDDLANQVEYFVDVASDAHSDFVVFPEIFTTQLMSFLNEPSPSQAVRKLTEFTPQYIELFTDLAVRYNVNIIGGSHFVKEENDEIYNIAYLFRRDGSIDKQYKIHITPNERKWWGISAGDSVRVFDTDCGKIAIQICYDIEFPELARIATDMGANIIFSPFCTEDRQGYLRVRYCAQARAVENQIYTVISGTVGNLPQTENMDIQYAQSGIFAPSDFEFARDGIVGETNPNLEMVLIGDVDLEILRRQRQDGTVKQLKDRRHDVYRVEYKQD from the coding sequence GTGGCAGAACAATTCGATTTATCCCATTTTGAAAAAAGCATGATCATCCGTGAGATGAGCTATGCTGATATACCTGCCATTCTGGAAATGCAGCAGCTTTGCTTTCCTGGCATGGAACCTTGGAAAGAAGAGCAGCTCAGAAGCCATTTAGGCGTTTTTGCACAAGGGCAGATCGTCGCGGAACTCGACGGCAAAGTAATCGGTTCCTGCTCGAGCCTATTAATCAATTTCGACGAATACGATGACCGCCATACATGGGACGATGTCACTGACGGCGGCTATATAACGAACCATAACCAGGACGGCTATAATATGTACGGCATTGAAGTCATGGTGCATCCCGAATACCGCCGCATGCAAGTCGGGCAGCGTTTGTACGAAGCGCGCAAAGAACTGGCGCGTGAATTGAACTTGAAGTCAATCATCATCGGCGGGCGCATCCCGAACTACCATAAACACGCAGACGAAATGTCGCCGCGTGAATACGTCGATTCGGTGTCACGCCATAAAATCTATGATCCGGTGCTGACGTTCCAATTGATGAACGGTTTCCAGCTCATGCGGATCAACCCGGGCTATTTGCAGGACGATAAAGCATCGGGCAAATACGCAACGCTGATGGAATGGAATAATGTTGATTACAAGCCGATCTCCAAGCGCCATTTCAAGACTAGTTTACCTGTGCGCATCTGCGTCGTTCAATACTTGATGCGTGCCATCAATTCATTCGACGATTTGGCGAACCAGGTCGAGTACTTTGTCGATGTGGCATCGGATGCCCATTCGGATTTCGTCGTGTTCCCGGAAATTTTCACGACGCAATTGATGTCGTTCTTGAATGAACCATCACCGAGCCAAGCCGTCCGCAAATTGACGGAATTCACACCGCAATATATCGAGCTATTCACGGATCTCGCTGTGCGCTATAACGTCAATATCATTGGCGGCTCGCATTTCGTCAAGGAAGAAAATGATGAGATTTACAACATCGCATATTTGTTCCGTCGCGATGGTTCGATCGATAAACAGTACAAGATCCACATCACGCCGAACGAACGTAAATGGTGGGGCATTTCAGCAGGCGACTCCGTGCGCGTATTTGATACGGATTGCGGCAAGATCGCCATCCAGATCTGCTACGACATCGAGTTCCCGGAACTGGCCCGCATCGCCACCGATATGGGCGCCAACATCATCTTCTCGCCGTTTTGTACGGAAGACCGCCAAGGCTATTTGCGCGTCCGTTATTGTGCACAAGCCCGCGCGGTCGAGAACCAGATCTACACGGTCATTTCCGGAACGGTCGGAAACTTGCCGCAAACGGAAAACATGGATATCCAATATGCACAATCCGGCATCTTTGCGCCGTCTGATTTTGAATTCGCGCGCGATGGCATCGTCGGAGAAACCAACCCGAACTTGGAAATGGTGTTGATTGGGGATGTCGACCTTGAAATCCTCAGACGCCAACGCCAAGATGGCACCGTCAAGCAATTAAAGGATCGCCGCCATGACGTCTACCGTGTGGAATACAAACAAGATTAA
- a CDS encoding DUF2254 domain-containing protein — protein MKKIFYNWREKLWVTPAIYSFLAILLSIGFFYVDLLVIRQYREFIPDILLTNVQLAQTIMGALAGALLTMTTFTFSTILVVLTMYSSQFSPRTLKNFVHDRLTWRVLGIFLGGFIYNTLSLMFMRDALYTHDVISTFVGIVIAFLCLSTFAYFIHHIATNVQVEKLIEELEEDAERIIDTYSEKQQQAMEIDVQWNPDGFAETTLAENDGYIQFLYFDKLTEYAVEHDLEVEILHGIGAYVHENTPLFRVYQRQQEDLDLSRFITIGTERTTDQDLDFAIQKMVEVALRAISPGINDPNTANGIIIRIGRLLGKLSHLETGAITIRDKEKKGRVRYPFFTFPHFLYLTFHQLIHYGKEDVSVVAAILESLTNAAQLSNPTHHEAIWETQLHVLEHLEKSPFKRLDRRHIQGKLDALAKALDRRPVLLSDYQLDPQG, from the coding sequence ATGAAAAAGATTTTTTACAATTGGCGGGAAAAACTGTGGGTGACCCCTGCAATCTACAGCTTCCTAGCCATATTATTATCCATTGGATTTTTTTATGTGGATTTATTGGTCATTCGGCAATACCGTGAATTCATCCCGGATATCTTGCTGACCAATGTCCAATTGGCCCAAACGATCATGGGCGCGCTCGCTGGGGCGCTATTGACGATGACAACGTTTACGTTTTCCACGATTCTTGTCGTGCTGACGATGTATTCCTCCCAGTTTTCCCCGAGGACCTTGAAGAATTTTGTCCATGACCGTCTTACATGGCGCGTACTGGGGATTTTTTTGGGGGGCTTCATCTATAACACGCTGTCGTTAATGTTCATGCGTGATGCCTTGTACACACATGATGTTATTTCTACGTTTGTCGGGATCGTCATTGCATTTCTTTGCTTGTCGACATTTGCATATTTCATCCATCACATTGCAACGAACGTGCAAGTGGAGAAGTTGATCGAGGAACTTGAAGAAGATGCCGAACGAATCATCGATACGTATAGTGAAAAACAACAGCAGGCAATGGAAATCGATGTACAATGGAATCCCGACGGTTTTGCCGAGACGACCCTTGCCGAAAACGATGGCTATATCCAATTCCTGTATTTCGATAAATTGACGGAATATGCGGTGGAGCACGACCTGGAAGTTGAAATTCTTCACGGCATCGGTGCGTATGTCCATGAAAATACGCCGTTATTCCGTGTCTACCAACGCCAGCAGGAAGACCTCGATTTGAGCCGCTTTATCACGATTGGCACAGAGCGGACCACGGACCAGGATCTTGATTTCGCCATCCAGAAAATGGTCGAAGTGGCATTGCGGGCGATTTCCCCCGGCATCAACGACCCGAATACAGCGAACGGCATCATCATCCGGATCGGGCGGCTGCTCGGCAAATTAAGCCACCTCGAGACCGGGGCAATCACCATTCGGGACAAAGAGAAAAAAGGCCGCGTACGCTATCCGTTTTTTACATTCCCGCATTTTCTCTACCTGACATTCCATCAATTGATCCATTATGGAAAAGAGGATGTATCGGTCGTGGCCGCAATTTTGGAATCTTTGACAAACGCCGCGCAATTATCGAATCCAACGCATCACGAGGCTATTTGGGAAACACAGTTGCATGTGCTTGAACATTTGGAGAAGTCGCCTTTCAAACGCCTTGACCGCCGACACATCCAAGGAAAATTGGATGCGCTGGCAAAAGCGCTGGATCGCCGTCCGGTTCTGCTCAGCGACTACCAGCTGGACCCGCAAGGATGA